The DNA region ctaaatgaacatcatgctgtattgaagaagacttgaaactagagattgagaccataaactcatgtttacaatgtttactgagggaataaatcaagagagaagtagagtcattttctcatagacttctatacaaccagaggagtcgccccctgatggacaggagagagaatgcagctttaagacacttcagcattggattcacttttcagaaccagaggttgttGCATGCTCaatattaacaccagcattAATTAGTTTCATCACAATACAGTGATATCATCTAGTTAATAGCTTAAAAACACGTTTTATTGTGCAGTTGggctttattttgtgttaattcTCTACTGCAATTCCCTTATTTTTGCACAGTCCCTCAAGTTAAGTTTATTGTTTCCTTCAGCTCCAATGCATTTGTAAATTGTGACAAAGATCTGGGCTGTGactaattttgtttttgcagccatCACAACGAACCCTGGAACTTAAATCAGCTTCTGACAAAGTGAAGAAAAGACGAGCTGTTCCAGCCTTGATGCTGCAGAATCTTTTGCCAAATGTCAGCCGTCTGCAGTGAATCAGATTCTAAACCGAGGGGGGTTACTTACTCTGCAAGTGATGCATAATTCATCCGCCCGTCTTTGTAGCAGCCGAACGACAGAAAGGCCATCGTGCCACTAGAGGCCCAGCAGTCCTTCATTTCTTCACAgagctctctgtgtgttgtgcaCCTGTACCCACATGAGAATCCTCACATTCCCTTTCTCTTCTCTGATCTGAGCCAGCGAGCAGAGAAGGTCCTCCGGGGTTCACCTGCTGGCTGACATAAACATGCTGTGGATACAGAAGTCCTGTCAGCCCCATCCAAACATGACAGGGCAACCAAATACTGGATTAAAGAGATTAACACTCCAAAATAATAAACCACATGTGCATCTGGAGCCTCGTGTCAACACATCTGCTGACCTGAACAGCCTGAAAAGAAAGATTTTTATCTCATCTACAAGGCCTATATTGGCTTCTAGATGATAACAAACATGTATGAattgttagtttttttccaGCGTTGCACATTATTCAAATCCGTAATCACAATTAAATCAGAATGAGTCAGAAAAAATGGCAtccaaagaaatacaaataattctGGGAACGTTTTGTCtcaacttttgtgttttgttcctgAGCTACCACAGATTGTTTTCCTGCCAATCAAAAGCATTCATGAATAAACCTGTGAGAACACGTCAATCAACACACATCTCAACAAACCCTGTCGCATTTCAAACGTCTCATGAACAATGAAAACTCTCCCATCCTCCGCGGCTCAAACTGGCAACACCGTTATTCTGTTGCTTGTTTTTCcatcaatacttttttattcctctctctctttccccgttccttttgaagtgtgtttatcataattatttgttgttttcctttctttttgttcacATGGAAATGCTAAGGAGATAATTGGCCGGGCGATTGTTGTGAAAGCACGAACAAAGAGCGGATGATGAATGAGGGGGTCCCGAGGGCCCCGGGGCCCCCTGCAGAGCTCCACGTGGGAGGACACTTACCTTTTCGTTATGGTCAGCTAATTGGTGGTTTGCAGGATACCTGCAAATTAAATGATTAGTTCCGTAGTCTACAAAATGTCAAGAATGATGATCAATGCTAAAGGGACATTAGTGATgtttatcagtgtgtctgtgtgaggttctcctccacagtcagtgtttcactacagtagatgtttgtagaaacagacaggagaaccagcacggagcagatcaatgttctgctgtggacgtattttagaaacctaaaagaatcaatatcagtttaagagaacgctatatttagaatattttcacctctttacctttatgacggagaactgaagccgctttattgtttgattatttttttaccctattcatctgtagtgtcttcaaaatatatgcaattttaaaaaacatatcttaAAAGGCCATCTTCTCTAAATTAGTTATTTTCTCAGACTAAATCagagcctgatttatacaacatttattactaaaaacattaagaaaatgTATGGATTTTGAACCTGGTTTTATTCAATGTTCAGgtttatgttctggaaatgtatgaaaatgagTAGATATTTAATAAGACAATtcatcatttgcatatttaaacataacatttcagaaatacaaaaaataatcatcttaatgtcagtaatcaactggtgaagtttcatgttgatatctattagttatttttttaccctattcacctgtagagtcttcaacatgtatgtaatttaactaaacatatctttaaaggacgttttctctaaatgagttttttctcagactctgatccagaaatctccacttcagtagctcttacatacaccaaactttacagcttcattcctctctatattctgaaggttaacacagaggggtttgttcagatatcattcatagcctgatttatacaacatttagtaattaaaaacatggagaaaactGATTTTTGTGTCTGTTGATGGTATTTTGTgctttatggagtgatacaaagagatatcattAATTCCCTCAGtcaaaacctttgactctaatatatcaacaaaatgaaacaaggatttttaaCCTGTCTTTATCCAATGTAcacatttatgttctggaaatgtatgaaaataagcacatatttaatgagaaaatgcctcatttgcatatttaaacattaaaaaaaacttgtaatacaaaaaaacatatataatataagtaatTAACTGGGGATGTTTAATgctgacaaatgttttttttttacttttcccctcaaccaatttaaataaaatataacttttttaagtGCATCTTTGATAAATCTTTCATCCCAACATAGTTTGACATAAAGCCTACAAAATCTCTCCCAACTTCAAACTACAACTCCCACACACCCTTGCGTCCAAATCCAGCTCCTCATTCGTTGCTCTGCACCTCAACATCATCACCCAGCCCTCTGATTGGCTCCTCAACCCTGCCAATCAAAAACCGCAGTGCCGTCCCGAACCAATCAGCTGCAGCGTTCATCCCACATAGGGGCGGGGCTTGGTGACGCAGCCTCACAGACATCAGGCTTGTATTTCCTGGATGGTTGCTGCAAACAACCTGCTGCAACTTCGACCCTCTCAGTGCACGGACggtgtttttgggttttttggcGTGACGAGGAAGAGTGTGAGGATGAAGGCGAGGTGTCATTGACATTGAagcaccccccacccccccatccttcctcctcctcctcctcttcctcctccccctcctgcagcctgcagagctgcaaaataacattttttttttcagcatcaaaccctctccccctccctccctctaaaaacatgttttattttatttaagggGGACACTGTGAACTAAATGACTGTCAGAAATATCGCCTCCATTTGTAATATGGTGAGTAaatcctgctgtgtgtgtgtgtgttgacagatTCGCCTGTTTAACCTGGTGTGTGGTGATGTTCATGGGtgagtctcctcctcctcctcccccagaTAGACTCCCTGTGCAGGGGGGAGGATGcacagtgaggagggaggatgcacagtgaggagggaggatgcacagtgaggagggaggatgcacagtgaggaggaggatgcacAGTGAGGGGGAGGATGCACAGTGAGGGGGGAGGATGcacagtgaggagggaggatgcacagtgaggagggaggatgcaCAGTGAGGGGGGAGGATGCACAGTGAGGGGGGGGATGCACAGTGCAGGAGGGAGGATGcacagtgagggagggaggatgcacagtgaggagggaggagggaggatgcacagtgaaggagggaggatgcacagtgagggggaggatgcacagtgaggagggaggatgcacagtgaggagggaggatgcacagtgaggagggaggatgcacagtgaggagggagggaggatgcacagtgaggagggaggatgcacagtgaggagggaggatgcaCAGTGAGGATGGAGGATGCACAGTGCAGGGGGGAGGATGcacagtgaggagggaggatgcaCAGTGAGGGGGGAGGATGcacagtgaggagggaggatgcacagtgaggagggaggatgcacagtgaggatgcacagtgaggagggaggatgcaCAGTGAGGGGGGAGGATGcacagtgaggagggaggatgcacagtgaggagggaggatgcaCAGTGAGGGGGGAGGATGcacagtgaggagggaggatgcacagtgaggagggaggatgcacagtgaggagggaggatgcacagtgaggagggaggatgcaCAGTGAGTCTGGTCACTATTCACACGAGATGCACATCTTTACCTCGGTGCTCGGACAGGCCTGCATCCCATAAACATCCCTCCCTGTCGCGTTGACAACGGTGCTCGTCTGTGCAGCTGTCAGcggtgattgacaggtgaatGAAGCTCTGACAGCTCTGTTGTGGATTGCATAATCTGCTGCAGAGGGCTGGTGACAGACGTCCAGCAGGGATGTCAAAACAGCCTGCAGTGCAGGTttttgtattaatgttttttaccaATCAACAAGAGTTATTACCCAGCATGCCATGCGGAACAAGGTTTAGATGTTGTGTGAGCTTTACAGTCACATTGGTGAAGATAGACGTCCTAAACAAGTGTGATGACACTGCTGAAGGCAAGTTAAAGTATGAATGGACATAGTTTAGGTGGAAATATGTCTaataagtatatataatatattaggGATGCACCAAGTACAGATACGATACCAGTGTTCTGAAaggtgaagtcaaagcttcatgtcttaaagctgcattctctctcctgtccatcagggggcgactcctctggttgtatagaagtctatgagaaaatgactctacttctctcttgatttattccctcagtaaacattgtaaacatgagtttatggtctcaatctctagtttcaagtcttcttcaatacagcatgatgttcatttagtaaatgatgctccatttagagtcaaacagaccataaagcaggggatgctttagggcggggctacacactgattgacaggtcgacacctgAGACGTATACgccatctctacgtcactcctcctcagtccatatatggtcacctTCTATTTACTGGTTGCataaaagccaagatggcgacggccagaATCACAACATTAATATGAACATTTTTCCAATTAGGACTGTCTCTTTCATAAGCCATCATTTCTCgattaaaacattaattgtattgttttaaaaaaggacagcatcttgtgaaaaaaatgcaCCGTTTGTAATTTCCAACTTCAAACTGGCTTCAAATCTTGAGATCTGAGAAGCCTGAATcagcaaatatttgttttttttcttcaaaaagaTATCCAGTTTACTATCAGGGTCCCCACTCTCTTTAGTAATTCTTTTTTCAGGACAGTCATCACATCAAACActtttctgttcctctctgtggaagTCTGACTTAAAAGACGTTCAATCTGCAGCTATAATTCTATAAAATCATCTCTTACATGCTGAGAAGTTATGACAAATTGATCCAAAACGACTGACaacaaaatatacacacttAAGATACTTACCAATTAAAGCAATGCAACTCCAGCTCGGTTCCAATATTGATTTGTGGCAGATGCATGAATGAACAGTGTTGTACTTTTCCTTCCTTCGTCTCTGTTGAAATGTGCCTCataaagttatatatttatgttgtcaagagcaaaataaagacataaaccAACACACTGCATTACGATAAACAACTTCAGCACAAAGTCTGTGCTTCTTTCAGACAAACAAAGCCGGAGTTCAGACCGAAGAAAGTTTGTCAAGGTTGCATTGATTTTCTGTTTGTCAAAAACTTCAGCgtagataataaataaagttaatagaAAAGGTGAGGCTGAAGGAAAATACAAAGCGAGtgtcgatatatatatattgaaaatacTATTTTGATATTAGTTTTATTGGTTAGAGTACATTTTGAGGAAGATAAAAACGTTAAATTCTCTAATTACAGCTTcctaaatatgaatattttttgttttcttctcctctgtgaCAATAAACTGAATACCTTTTGAGTTGTGGACTAAACAAGATATTTGAGGACATCTTGGGCACACAATGAAACCATTCTCTGGCATTTCatagttggaaaaaaagaatcgAATAAACGAGAAAATACCCAACAGATTAAGTGGCAGCCCCTTTGTGTCCGTGTGTACAGTACATGGACTCGTGCTCAGACGTGGAGGCGGTGAACGAGATAAAGACGTATCCGCTGTCTGCTTTGACGGGGAGAAATGGAATTGAAATTCAAAGCCTTCCCCAAAACTAAATTGCCTCCTGTGTTCGCTCAACAAAGCTCTGAACTCTGACAGGAGATAAGTGGTCTCTGCAATCAGGAGCAAAATACCCCTGACTTCTGACATGAGCACCTATTTAGACCACTTCTTCTTTCTGCTTTGACAGAAAGGTTTAGGTTGGTTTTTTTCGGGCAGGAAAAGACATCGAGACGATCTACACGTCCTCTCGGAAACTGATATTGAAATTTGCCAAAGAGGATAGTTTTATCAATTATACTGTCTGAAAGAGAGGCTTCTGATTTAGTTTTACACCTTCAGTAACCTGTTTGTGCTCCTCGGCTACACATTTCCATATTAATTTGACTACATACGCATAGATTAGACTAAGCAAAGTAGGCTTTCTTTTCTCTACATGATGattaacaaaacatgtttttcttttcccttacCCTTCAGGGCACCAATGCCTCTGCTCTGGAGAAAGACATCGGCCCGGAGCAATTCCCAATCAATGAGCACTACTTTGGATTGGTCAACGTGAGTGTCACCAAATCCTCTATTACGTAAATGAAAGGGCTTTAGCCAAATAAACACTGGTGTCATTTTTCAGTGAGTCATGTCCTCAGCTGGATAGTTGGTCCTGAAGGTACAGTCTGCCAGTGTGTTTCCCAATATAGGGATGTTCTGTTTCCTAAACATGGGgttcacagaaacacagatgtTTCTCAACACCCTAGAAGTCAAGACTGCCaagtggataaaaaacaatcaattacATCTGTATTCTTCCACTTGCTAATTGAaagtggagaccaaaaacagagctctAAGGGACAGAATATTGGAATGAatgaatagaaacaaaacatgatATGTTTGCCATATCAATTTAACACTTGTTTCTGCTTCCCCAAGAGGTCAAAAAATATTTAGGTTTAAGTGGAATtatgaatgcaggactttggCTTGtagtgaaatatttttataatgtggtGTTCTGTGAGGAACTGGtcctgaatcagtctcagtttaatccTGATCcctctatatgacctccatcagtaaacgagaccatcagagagaagattggtaaaatgagaggttttctaaagggactctggtgcatTTGATTCCaacaaaatcagatgaaatcatgcaggttcgtcagaaactccttcagctcagcctccagcagagaccagtccaccgtggacagaactgtggagggaagggaggcacaggagaaccagaaccaggactgagcggggcagactgtcagaccttgctgcagtaaaatgagaggttttctaaagggacgcTGGTGCTCaaaaacactaccacttttgtccacagggaccgccaaaatcaacacaaaaagaaagttccTTGTTGTAGCTTTAACAGATAATCTTAAATGGACTGAATCCCCTTTTTGTCCTCATCCACCTGTTCTTGTGTCCTCATTTTCATCTTCTGTtctgtttcctctttccttcccccCCTCAGTTTGGGAACACGTGTTACTGTAACTCGGTTCTCCAGGCTCTCTACTTCTGCCGGCCTTTCCGGGAGAACGTGCTGGCCTACAAAGcccagcagaagaagaaggagaaccTACTCACATGTCTGGCCGACCTCTTCCACTCCATCGCCACGCAGAAGAAGAAAGTGGGCGTCATCCCGCCTAAGAAGTTCATCTCCCGCCTACGGAAAGAGAACGGTGAGAGAACAGACCTGATGCAGTTTTTACTAAAACAGAGCACTTTTCTATACAGTTTTTAGGAGTTCTGTGccagatgaaaaaataatatatttttttgactaAGCCTTTAATGGTGGCAGCAATAAATAggcattaattaattaattcagtcCGTGTGcctaacatttaaataattgctCTAATGTCCATAAAAACTGccattaaatatacatatatatatatatatatatattaatattattttccactttaaGTGACTCAGTCCTGATCATAATGACCAAATactcattcattttcagaattttaGCCTTTTAAATCCCAGTTTTTGTTAACAAAATgccactgttgttttttatgaaaataaaaaacacacaaatgttgaGCTACGCTCTGCAAATTAAATgcaagttgttttatttttatttttcatatgtCAATGATTagcaaaaacattgatttttgaGCATTTATTTGACCCAAACATGAGAAAATCACTCAAGCTggtggaaaatataaaaaaaaaaacacaatttagaTTGAAAGCCTTATGTAGTAGAAAGCACGGTTTTATGCTGTAAAGGGAACAAACATTGTGGCTTAATGGGTTTCAATCGGAACATTTTTGTTGCTAAGGAGctcattttctatattttctggCTACACAGTTAATTATAGATTTTAATATAGGAGCCGAGGTTTaacttcaatttaaaaacacattaacacagctGCAATgatggaaacatttaaaaagccaGAAATGTCCCTAGTGATGATTTAAACCTGGTGCAGCACAAAGCAACAACATTATGAAAGAGTTAACAGTAGATCAAGAAAAGTAAAGACATGCACTGTGCAtcatgtaataataaaatatttgtacagCTCTTTGCCAAGAAtaaagttacaaagtgcttctcagtaaaacaagtaataaaaaaagcaaagaaaatctaaaaggaaaaagatCAAATGATGATTAAATAATTCCAACAAATTGCCATCAGTTAAGATAAGGATTAAAAGAGGATACTCACTTGTTGTAACACTTGTGAAAAATCCCTACAACGGTCAGTtttaacagcagacattttgacataagCTCAGGTGTAATTAAGAACATTAACGATGTGTGCATTACGTTCACCTGTTCCAGGGACTGGTATTGTTCATGCTGCCTCACTGGTATGTTCTACTGGGACAAATGAATGGAACAGAGCCGTCGTTATTCAATTATCAGTTATACCTGTTACAACTTCATTTGTGTCCCATGAAACAAGCCTATTGGTTGGTTTGGTGTCttggtgtttttctgttttctccacATGCACCAGAGAGCAGAGACCACTGTACAGAGCTGCTTTAATGTACTCTGAATATGAGGGGTGAAGGGCAGGTGCATGCTGGAGGTCGTTCAGAGAGCAGACCTGACAGAGAGGCTGACTGTTCTCTGCTGTCCACGTTGAGGAAGCTCTTTATGTGAATGAACAATAGCATCTCTGTTGGGACCAAGCTTTAGttcagctgtctctctctctctctctctctctctctctctctctctctctctctctctctctctctctctctcttctcagttTTCACCTTTCTCGTTACAGGTCTGTCAAAACAGAAGTGTGTAATTGATGTTAGTATCATCTGTGTGGCCTGTCCATTTCTTTTACATGATctacagttagcttagcttagccaaaagactagaaacagggtGGAGAGCTAGAATACTGCTGTTTGAAGCATAGAATGTATGTAAGAAGTTGAAGTAGTtgtcatgacgtcacccattggtttgtggccGTCGCCATCTCCGCTTTTTGCATCCAATAGAAACGGAAATTCGGTAAGAAATGTCAACATAATAGGCAGTATATAAGAAGTGCACAAAGTCACCCGCTGGTATGGACGCGTTTTTGGTTTGCGCTTCTCAAACGTAaagattttaagtttttctctGCCATGCatgatattaaactgaatatctgctggttttggactgttagttAAATGAAacgagacatttaaagacagcATCTTTGATCTGTAGAAAATCAGAACAGACAAATTTCAAGATGATTAATCCAGagaataaatgataataatagataatgaaaataaagttggCGGCcgtacaaaaaacataaatattggATTCAAAATGGACATTATTAAATGGCTGGAAATCAAGATCACTGGCCCAAAAATGTTCCCGCCGCTCTCTCATCTCtgcatctcttcctcctccagatcTGTTCGACAACTACATGCAACAGGACGCCCACGAGTTCCTCAACTACCTGCTGAACACGGTGGCCGAcatcctgcaggaggagaagaagcaggAGAAGCAGAACGGGCGCCTCAAGAACAACGGAACCGCAGAGACCGAGACGGAGAACAAGACGGAGCCCACGTGGGTTCACGACATCTTCCAAGGCACACTGACCAACGAGACGCGCTGCCTCAACTGTgaaacggtgtgtgtgtgtgtgtgtgtgtgtgtgtgtgtgtgtgtgtgtgtgtgtgtgtgtgtgtgtgtgtgtgtgtgtgtgtgtgtgtgtgtgttgtgtgtgtgtgtgtgtgtgtgtgcgctttcTTTGTCTATTGAGTTGTCttagtgtatttattgtcaccTCTTTCTCCCTATGTCGCCCTGAATAACAGATCTGTCCTCAATAAGTCTGGAAAAGggattaacttttttttcagagatgCTGAgggatgcaaaaaaacaagaaagaaatgaaagaaaagatgtAGTGATCACAGCCGGTGAGCTCGGGCCACCCACCTCTACGTCACGGCTGGATGAGGCTTTGTCCTCACACATTTTTATGGCGAGGACAGTGTGACGGGTTTCCTTGAACGACCCCTGCAAACACCAAGGCACTGCGGCGCACAGAGACAAAAGATTATCAGTACAATCAGCATTtcaaggagtgtgtgtgtgtgtgtgtgtgtgtgtgtgtgtgtgtgtgtgtgtgtggtgtgtggtgtgtgtgtgtgtgtgtgtgtgtgtgtgggtctgggTGTTAGCTTGTTCTCACTGATCCAGTCAGAAGAATATAgtcatagaaatagaaaaggaGTAGACGTGACATTTAACTGTATTCCGTGGTCAtttcactggtttcactggtacAAAGAAATGGCCGTTGTTGTTAATGGTCAGTTGGGGATGAAGAGAGCTGTCGAGCTGGCCGGGAAGAAAGCAAACACAGCTCTAGAGACAGATGACTGGTTAGTTAGCTtagtagctagctagcttgtccATCTCCCGAGCAACAAGCAATGCCGCTGACCAACCAGCCTCCTGTTCCGCATTAAAGCGTGCTGGAAATAGCAAGCTAGCTACCTAGCTGTCTCGCTAAGTCCATGCTATAGTGCTACAGTGGGCCAAACCAAATGGTCACTTATCTGGggatagcaatgtgctttcctacgctgtgacacaaaacaagaaaacctaAGTTTTTAGTTGCAAAAtacatgaagaaagaaaagtagtggtcttcatttttttcactggTACGTTACCATGGTGTAAGCATTATAATGCCCTTTGgggtgtccattatcaggaatgAATGGACGGGTTGGGGATATAGAACAGTTGTACCTGCAGCCTTGACTGTCAGTAAGATATgtccatgctttaatgctacactggctGCAGAAAACGTTGTTACTCATCTGGTGATAGTTATTTGCTTTCCTGTGATGTGACAAGAGTTTGTGGAAGTTGTTAAATTTGACTCTCTACGCTTTCG from Anoplopoma fimbria isolate UVic2021 breed Golden Eagle Sablefish chromosome 8, Afim_UVic_2022, whole genome shotgun sequence includes:
- the usp46 gene encoding ubiquitin carboxyl-terminal hydrolase 46 isoform X1; this translates as MTVRNIASICNMGTNASALEKDIGPEQFPINEHYFGLVNFGNTCYCNSVLQALYFCRPFRENVLAYKAQQKKKENLLTCLADLFHSIATQKKKVGVIPPKKFISRLRKENDLFDNYMQQDAHEFLNYLLNTVADILQEEKKQEKQNGRLKNNGTAETETENKTEPTWVHDIFQGTLTNETRCLNCETVSSKDEDFLDLSVDVEQNTSITHCLRDFSNTETLCSEYKYYCETCCSKQEAQKRMRVKKLPMILALHLKRFKYMEQLHRYTKLSYRVVFPLELRLFNTSGDAVNLDRMYDLVAVVVHCGSGPNRGHYITIVKSHGFWLLFDDDIVEKIDAQAIEEFYGLTSDISKNSESGYILFYQSRE